One Paenarthrobacter aurescens TC1 DNA window includes the following coding sequences:
- a CDS encoding putative sugar ABC transporter, permease protein (identified by match to protein family HMM PF00528), whose amino-acid sequence MSATTTTPQRAVGAERAPGTRRTLEKGPSGWLAVPALAFFMLFAILPLLGVLFLSFTRWDGLGEIKLDGLSSWNTVLADPVTGNALLVTAKIMFFSFIVQAPISLLLGVFTAASQKYRAALAVLYFVPLLLSSAAVAIAFKALLDPNFGLGPGLGLPILAQDWLGNSDLVLFVVVFVIAWQFVPFHTLIYQGGVRQIPASLYEAAQIDGAGRVQQFFNITLPQLKYTMITSSTLMVVGSLAYFDLVFVLTAGGPGYSTRLLPLHMYLTGFKANDMGAASALGVILVVIGLALAVFLQRLGGKNRNASQLEGA is encoded by the coding sequence GTGTCCGCAACTACCACCACGCCTCAACGGGCAGTGGGCGCAGAACGTGCCCCAGGCACCCGACGGACCCTGGAAAAGGGTCCGTCAGGGTGGCTGGCCGTCCCGGCCCTCGCGTTCTTCATGCTCTTCGCCATCCTCCCGCTCCTGGGAGTGCTGTTCCTCAGCTTCACCCGCTGGGACGGCCTCGGTGAGATCAAACTCGACGGCCTGTCCAGCTGGAACACGGTCCTAGCCGATCCCGTCACGGGCAACGCCTTGTTGGTGACGGCCAAGATCATGTTCTTCTCGTTCATTGTCCAAGCACCCATCAGCCTGTTGCTCGGTGTCTTCACCGCGGCCAGCCAGAAGTACCGCGCGGCACTGGCCGTCCTGTACTTCGTGCCCCTGCTCCTCTCCTCCGCCGCTGTGGCCATCGCCTTCAAGGCGCTGCTGGACCCAAACTTCGGGCTCGGCCCCGGCCTGGGCCTGCCGATCCTCGCGCAGGACTGGCTGGGCAACTCGGACCTGGTGCTGTTTGTGGTGGTATTCGTGATTGCTTGGCAGTTCGTGCCGTTCCACACACTGATCTACCAAGGCGGCGTGCGACAGATTCCTGCCTCGCTGTACGAGGCTGCCCAAATTGACGGTGCCGGCCGTGTCCAGCAGTTCTTCAACATCACCCTGCCGCAGCTGAAGTACACCATGATCACTTCCTCCACCCTCATGGTGGTGGGTTCCCTGGCGTACTTCGACCTGGTGTTCGTACTGACCGCCGGCGGACCGGGCTACTCCACCAGGCTCCTGCCCCTGCACATGTACCTGACCGGTTTCAAAGCCAACGACATGGGAGCGGCGAGCGCCTTGGGTGTGATCCTCGTTGTCATCGGCCTGGCCCTGGCAGTGTTCCTGCAACGACTCGGCGGCAAGAACCGCAACGCCAGCCAACTGGAAGGTGCGTAA
- a CDS encoding putative extracellular sugar-binding protein (identified by match to protein family HMM PF01547): MNNLKLRTAGMAVSAAALSIALVACGSSGPAGTGASADSATMWGLTGGDQPVFQASVDSWNKSHPDSAIKLDFFANDAYKTKVRTAVGAGQGPTLVYGWGGGVLKSYVDAGQVDDLTGFLKENPDVQSRYLPSILESGVIDGKTYALPNNKVQPVVLYFNKEVFEKIGAEPPKTWDELMALVPKFKAAGVAPFSLGGQSKWPDLMWLEYLVDRIGGPEVFANIAANKPNAWSDPAVIEALTKIQELVDAGGFINGFSSIAADSNADQALLYTGKAAMILQGSWIYQGMKKDAADFVSSGKLGYTPFPTVEGGKGDPANVVGNPSNFWSVSSKATEDQKKTALEYVKDGMFNDENVQSLIDSGAVPVVTGIEDKLAASPDKDFLSYVYDMAKDAPHFTLSWDQALSPAQGDAMLANLDQIFLKKITPEQFAFTMNATIGK, translated from the coding sequence ATGAATAATCTCAAGTTGCGCACCGCCGGAATGGCCGTTTCTGCAGCCGCATTGTCGATCGCACTCGTAGCCTGCGGGTCCTCGGGCCCGGCTGGAACAGGAGCCTCGGCGGATTCGGCAACCATGTGGGGACTCACCGGCGGCGACCAGCCTGTGTTCCAAGCATCCGTTGACTCCTGGAACAAGTCACACCCCGACTCCGCCATCAAACTCGACTTCTTTGCCAACGATGCCTACAAGACCAAGGTGCGTACCGCCGTCGGCGCCGGCCAAGGACCCACACTCGTCTACGGCTGGGGCGGCGGGGTGCTCAAGTCCTACGTCGATGCCGGCCAGGTGGATGATCTGACGGGATTCCTCAAGGAGAACCCCGACGTCCAGAGCCGCTACCTTCCCTCCATTCTTGAGAGCGGCGTGATCGACGGCAAGACCTATGCACTGCCAAACAACAAGGTGCAGCCTGTAGTGCTCTACTTCAACAAAGAAGTCTTCGAGAAGATCGGTGCAGAACCGCCCAAGACCTGGGACGAGCTCATGGCGCTGGTGCCCAAGTTCAAGGCAGCCGGCGTGGCACCTTTCTCCCTGGGCGGCCAGTCCAAGTGGCCGGACCTGATGTGGCTTGAATACCTTGTGGACCGTATCGGCGGTCCTGAAGTCTTCGCCAATATTGCAGCCAACAAGCCGAACGCATGGTCCGACCCCGCCGTGATCGAGGCACTGACCAAGATCCAGGAACTGGTGGACGCCGGCGGCTTCATCAACGGCTTCTCCTCCATTGCCGCTGACAGCAACGCGGACCAAGCCCTGCTGTACACAGGCAAGGCCGCCATGATCCTCCAGGGCAGCTGGATCTACCAAGGCATGAAGAAGGACGCGGCCGACTTCGTCTCCAGCGGAAAGCTCGGATACACCCCCTTCCCCACTGTCGAAGGCGGCAAGGGTGACCCGGCGAACGTTGTGGGCAACCCGTCCAACTTCTGGTCTGTATCTTCCAAGGCCACCGAGGACCAGAAGAAGACCGCCCTGGAGTACGTCAAAGACGGAATGTTCAACGATGAGAACGTCCAAAGCCTGATCGATTCAGGAGCCGTACCAGTGGTCACCGGCATTGAAGACAAGCTCGCTGCCTCCCCTGACAAGGACTTCCTGAGCTACGTCTATGACATGGCCAAGGATGCCCCGCACTTCACACTTTCCTGGGACCAGGCGCTCAGCCCCGCGCAAGGAGATGCCATGCTGGCCAACCTCGACCAGATCTTCCTGAAGAAGATCACTCCTGAGCAGTTCGCCTTCACCATGAACGCGACGATCGGGAAGTAA